A window of the Archocentrus centrarchus isolate MPI-CPG fArcCen1 chromosome 9, fArcCen1, whole genome shotgun sequence genome harbors these coding sequences:
- the mier3b gene encoding mesoderm induction early response protein 3 isoform X1: MLVHEYDDERTLEEEESLEGGTNFSSEIADLEKEGNMPLEELLAIYRYEASAGSSIDSSSGDLTDELPDMTLDKEEIAKDLLSGDYEEETQSSADDLTPSVTSHEATDFFPRTLRSNAISDGDKESECDEDGPSPEDSRKEIMVGTEYQAEVPSCLCHYKDEERVYEDEDELLWNPGILSENKVRSFLCEVLSRTTDEKMRCDKPGMHVRDNEQALHELVKCNYNTREALERYCSHVKSSKEKSPPWSEEECKNFEHALQMYDKNFHLIQKHKVTTRTVAECVAFYYMWKKSERFDFFVQQNRFGKKKYSSYPGVTDLMDRLVDEAEGLAVDSSSSVCSGAGGGGRLETTTEQQLSLLNSITASDLTALSNTVATVCSPAEVSCLDSYSFPPLESLHRGSLNHEESLGFPSNGAEPDCLNMLEAGFYHSDLGQLGGVCVNKDCERPSKRLKMALPDSFINDVSVGNLGVDFDARRTTTHHHRITAAKMAVSVTDFGSLAGSGEPNGFLGAHARHHTQHTAALQSE; encoded by the exons ATGTTAGTTCACGAGTATGATGATGAGAGGActctggaggaggaagagtcTCTGGAAGGTGGAACAAATTTCAGCTCTGAAATTGCAGATCTGGAAAAG GAAGGGAACATGCCTTTAGAAGAACTGTTGGCCATTTATCGTTATGAGGCCTCAGCAGGCTCCAGTATAGACAGCTCCTCTGGAGACCTGACTGATGAGCTCCCTGACATGACTTTGGATAAG GAGGAAATAGCTAAAGACCTTCTGTCTGGGGACTATGAGGAGGAGACGCAGTCCTCAGCTGATGATCTGACTCCCTCAGTTACCTCGCACGAGGCCACTGATTTCTTCCCAAGAACACTTAGAT CCAACGCTATATCTGACGGTGATAAAGAGTCAGAGTGTGATGAAGATGGCCCAAGCCCAGAGGACTCAAGAAAG GAAATAATGGTGGGCACAGAGTACCAAGCAGAAGTCCCTTCTTGCCTCTGTCACTACAAAGATGAGGAGAGAG TatatgaagatgaagatgagttATTATGGAACCCAGGCATATTGTCAGAAAACAAGGTTAGAAGTTTCCTGTGTGAAGTTTTGTCACGGACAACGGATGAAAAGATGAGATGTGACAAACCAGGAATGCATGTTCGAGACAATGAGCAG GCTTTACATGAGCTTGTAAAATGCAACTACAACACCCGCGAAGCACTAGAGAGATACTGCAGCCATGTAAAGTCCTCAAAAG AAAAATCACCTCCATGGTCTGAAGAGGAATGCAAGAACTTTGAACATGCTCTTCAGATGTATGACAAGAATTTTCACctcatacagaaacacaaa gTCACAACAAGAACAGTAGCAGAATGTGTGGCATTTTATTACATGTGGAAAAAGTCAGAGCGCTTTGACTTCTTTGTGCAGCAGAATCGATTTGGGAAGAAAAAGTACAGCAGCTATCCCGGTGTGAC TGATCTGATGGACAGGCTGGTGGATGAAGCAGAGGGCTTAGCGGTGGACAGTTCCTCCTCTGTGTGTTCAggtgcaggtggaggtggaagGCTGGAGACAACCACAGAACAACAGCTTAGCCTGCTAAACTCCATCACTGCCAGTGACCTCACAG CTTTGAGCAACACTGTAGCCACAGTATGCAGCCCTGCAGAGGTCAGCTGTCTAGACTCCTACAGCTTTCCTCCATTGGAAAGTCTCCATCGAGGTTCCCTGAACCACGAGGAATCCCTTGGGTTCCCTTCTAATGGTGCTGAACCTGATTGCCTCAATATGCTTGAGGCTGGCTTCTACCACTCAGATCTAGGCCAGCTGGGGGGCGTGTGTGTCAATAAGGACTGTGAGCGGCCCTCCAAGAGACTCAAGATGGCGCTGCCTGATTCCTTTATCAATGACGTGTCTGTGGGTAACCTTGGGGTGGACTTTGATGCACGACGGACGACAACGCATCACCACCGAATCACTGCCGCCAAAATGGCAGTATCTGTCACAGACTTTGGAAGCTTGGCTGGGAGCGGCGAACCCAACGGGTTTCTGGGAGCACATGCACGGCACCACACACAGCACACTGCAGCACTTCAGTCAGAGTGa
- the mier3b gene encoding mesoderm induction early response protein 3 isoform X2: MAEASLGSSSPVGSLSSEDHDFDPTAEMLVHEYDDERTLEEEESLEGGTNFSSEIADLEKEGNMPLEELLAIYRYEASAGSSIDSSSGDLTDELPDMTLDKEEIAKDLLSGDYEEETQSSADDLTPSVTSHEATDFFPRTLRSNAISDGDKESECDEDGPSPEDSRKEIMVGTEYQAEVPSCLCHYKDEERVYEDEDELLWNPGILSENKVRSFLCEVLSRTTDEKMRCDKPGMHVRDNEQALHELVKCNYNTREALERYCSHVKSSKEKSPPWSEEECKNFEHALQMYDKNFHLIQKHKVTTRTVAECVAFYYMWKKSERFDFFVQQNRFGKKKYSSYPGVTDLMDRLVDEAEGLAVDSSSSVCSGAGGGGRLETTTEQQLSLLNSITASDLTALSNTVATVCSPAEVSCLDSYSFPPLESLHRGSLNHEESLGFPSNGAEPDCLNMLEAGFYHSDLGQLGGVCVNKDCERPSKRLKMALPDSFINDVSVGNLGVDFDARRTTTHHHRITAAKMAVSVTDFGSLAGSGEPNGFLGAHARHHTQHTAALQSE; this comes from the exons ATGGCGGAG gctTCCCTAGGGAGTTCAAGTCCAG TTGGCTCTTTATCATCAGAGGACCATGACTTTGACCCAACAGCAGAAATGTTAGTTCACGAGTATGATGATGAGAGGActctggaggaggaagagtcTCTGGAAGGTGGAACAAATTTCAGCTCTGAAATTGCAGATCTGGAAAAG GAAGGGAACATGCCTTTAGAAGAACTGTTGGCCATTTATCGTTATGAGGCCTCAGCAGGCTCCAGTATAGACAGCTCCTCTGGAGACCTGACTGATGAGCTCCCTGACATGACTTTGGATAAG GAGGAAATAGCTAAAGACCTTCTGTCTGGGGACTATGAGGAGGAGACGCAGTCCTCAGCTGATGATCTGACTCCCTCAGTTACCTCGCACGAGGCCACTGATTTCTTCCCAAGAACACTTAGAT CCAACGCTATATCTGACGGTGATAAAGAGTCAGAGTGTGATGAAGATGGCCCAAGCCCAGAGGACTCAAGAAAG GAAATAATGGTGGGCACAGAGTACCAAGCAGAAGTCCCTTCTTGCCTCTGTCACTACAAAGATGAGGAGAGAG TatatgaagatgaagatgagttATTATGGAACCCAGGCATATTGTCAGAAAACAAGGTTAGAAGTTTCCTGTGTGAAGTTTTGTCACGGACAACGGATGAAAAGATGAGATGTGACAAACCAGGAATGCATGTTCGAGACAATGAGCAG GCTTTACATGAGCTTGTAAAATGCAACTACAACACCCGCGAAGCACTAGAGAGATACTGCAGCCATGTAAAGTCCTCAAAAG AAAAATCACCTCCATGGTCTGAAGAGGAATGCAAGAACTTTGAACATGCTCTTCAGATGTATGACAAGAATTTTCACctcatacagaaacacaaa gTCACAACAAGAACAGTAGCAGAATGTGTGGCATTTTATTACATGTGGAAAAAGTCAGAGCGCTTTGACTTCTTTGTGCAGCAGAATCGATTTGGGAAGAAAAAGTACAGCAGCTATCCCGGTGTGAC TGATCTGATGGACAGGCTGGTGGATGAAGCAGAGGGCTTAGCGGTGGACAGTTCCTCCTCTGTGTGTTCAggtgcaggtggaggtggaagGCTGGAGACAACCACAGAACAACAGCTTAGCCTGCTAAACTCCATCACTGCCAGTGACCTCACAG CTTTGAGCAACACTGTAGCCACAGTATGCAGCCCTGCAGAGGTCAGCTGTCTAGACTCCTACAGCTTTCCTCCATTGGAAAGTCTCCATCGAGGTTCCCTGAACCACGAGGAATCCCTTGGGTTCCCTTCTAATGGTGCTGAACCTGATTGCCTCAATATGCTTGAGGCTGGCTTCTACCACTCAGATCTAGGCCAGCTGGGGGGCGTGTGTGTCAATAAGGACTGTGAGCGGCCCTCCAAGAGACTCAAGATGGCGCTGCCTGATTCCTTTATCAATGACGTGTCTGTGGGTAACCTTGGGGTGGACTTTGATGCACGACGGACGACAACGCATCACCACCGAATCACTGCCGCCAAAATGGCAGTATCTGTCACAGACTTTGGAAGCTTGGCTGGGAGCGGCGAACCCAACGGGTTTCTGGGAGCACATGCACGGCACCACACACAGCACACTGCAGCACTTCAGTCAGAGTGa